The sequence TAACAGTTTCCAATTTGTTCTCACTGCTTCTAGACTCAGTTCTAACAATCTACTTTCCATACTTCTTCCAGGTGATCTCAGTACTTTAAATTTTACGGTCTTGCTGAAAACCTTTCAGCAACTCCTCACCAGCTAGATAAAGTCTAAACTCCTTTGTATGGCACATAAAGTCTTATACAATATCATCCCACCCATCTGTCTAAAATAATCCCACTTTGTCTACCTGACAAACTGCTACTCATCTTTCAGGCCCTAGCTCAAGTGCCCTCTTTTGGAAACCCTCCTTTAACCACCTCAGTCAAAAATGACCACTTCCTCTTTTGTGCCACTACAGTACCTTGTGCATGTTATGTTTTATATCACTTCTCATTCTGAAATGCAATTTTTGGTCTGTTTCCTTCTGTGTATTGTTCATCTGTACAGACTTAGGAactaaagaaatatttgctggatgaatatttccttccttccttccatccacttACTACCTCACAAATAAACTTTTGGaacataatttgtttttaaattgaaagggAAAATTCATAATCTGGAATCCTAGTTTAAGCAGTACCCTTCGTTCAGTTATAGTTTTTGTAGTAGAAATGACATGGAAGTTGGAGTCAAAGGCCTGGGTTTTGCCATTTGCTGGGCAAGCTTGCAcaaattatttaaccattctgagcttcagtttcctcagctgtaaaacggGGGTCAAAACACCAAATTTACCAGATTGTTGTAAAGATTAGtgataaatgtataaaaagtTCTGAAAGCTGAATGTGGCACACAGGAGTCACTACTGCTTTGGGAAAACACTTTGTAAAGTAGTATACAAATgttaataacaataacagcacTTATTATGACCCAGGcattttgctaaatattttatataattcatttaatcttcataataatccCATCAGATATTcagcattattttcattttcaaaaagacaagCACTGTGACCATTTTGCAGAAAAGTAAACAGAGGCTGaagaaggttaagtaacttgcccaatgtcataGAGCCAGTAAGTGGCAAGAGTTGGAATTTGAACAGAAACAGCTAACTTGAGGCCAAATGAGCGGGGGGATCCAGGTTTTGTAGGGCTCTAAGCATAAACGATTTTAGGGACTCTAAGAATACAAAACAACtacttttgaaaaactccaaaaaCATGTGAACATACTGCTGGAGTATCTCCGAGTTCCTTGGAAGAGGATTCTCTAAGTGAGGAGCTTTAGCTAGTGAGGGGCCCTGAAGATTCATTAGCTTCAAGGTAAATCTCCTTCTGGGCCATGCTCTTAGCCACAGTGCTTTATTTCCTCCAAATTAGTTACATGAGTAAAAATAATGATTGTATGAATACAGTTCTTTaaaattcatgtccttcttgGAACCTCAGAAAGTGACCTTAGTTGGAAACAGGGttgttgcagatataattagttaaaacGAGGTTATACTGGAGTAGGCTGGGCTCTTAATTCGATATGACTGGTGTtgttataaaaagagaagagacacagtCATGGACACATGATGAGAGAGAGCTACGTGACTTTGACAGAGGTAGAGATTCAAGTtctgcagctgcaagccaaggagtgcCAAGGACTGCTGGCAACCATGAGAAGCtaggaagaggtaaggaaggatttGTCCCTATAGATTTCAGAGAGAGCataaccctgctgacaccctgattttggacttctagcctccaaaactgtaagacaatacatttctgttgttttaagccacccagtttgtggtactttgctacagcagccctgggaaactaatttccctcacagtaaatattttggtttcttaaCTAGGCTAATATTTTCTTCACTGCACTATCATTCTGTATGAGATGATCTGAGTTTTTTATTTGTTGGCAGCCTTGCCACGGGTCTGTAAGATTCTTGAAAGCCAGGCTCCTGTCTGTCTTGTTTCTTCTAGCAACCCCACCACTTGACAGAACTCCTAGCACATGGTAGCTCTGGGAAGTGTttgtgaatgagtaaataaactcTGCCAACTATGCTACAGTCAATGCCTGAAGGGCATGAATGGCAAAGATAATATCACAAACCCTAAcagtattttccatttaattgagGATTAAAAAACTTCAGGATTTTAAATAACGTGAATGAAATTTAACAAACACACCAGAATTTGCACCTTCAAatgagtttttccctttcaaagcAGTTACCTCTACCAGCTAAAGACTTATTCCAATAACTCCGCCACTGCTTAAGACTTTTTCTGGAATTCTTCATTGGAACTGCTAATACAGCCTGTACTCACAGGGTAGACTTGATTCGAGAAACAACCAAAAGTAATTTGAAGCTAACTCTAGTAAATAAAGCTGGTGATAAAGCtggataatatttaaaaatgaggtgTACCTATTAAAAGAGAGACCAATTTTCTAGCGAGAGGCTgacttttcaaaatggaaaagttCTATATGGCAGGATACTGAAGATGGGCTAATTTATGGTGATACGAAATGTATCACCTCTTAAAACTGATCATTTGAACCTTTTTATTATTCTCAAACTCCAAGAAAACGACGTCACTAAGTAATGGCGTCTTCACAAGAATTTATGCCGaagtgggaaaaaatgtaaaatcagcAGTGGTCCAAGGAACTCTCCAACCCCCATACCAACCATAACGAAATCATCCTTCCGATAAACCTGAAACGTCTGGTCAAACCCGAACGCCTGCGCCTTGATTCTACCCAGCATGGACCtggggcagagaagagaaagacagtCAACTTGGGGTAGCATCCTCTGGGGGAGCACATTCAGCCCGTCCCACCCACGGAGTCCGCCCCTCGCCCCTGTTACTGCTGCCTCCCGGTTTCACTCAGGAAGGGGCCGCCTCGCCGCCCGACCCGCGTCTCCGCAGGCGCGAAGACCGAGGTGCTCTTCTCTTCCTGCCCCTCGGCCTCTCACCACTGGCGGAGCCGGCTGGTGGTCTCCGGGGTGCTCAGAGACTGGAAGGTTTTCTGAGGCAGGAATCTGAAGTAATAGCCGCCCAAAGGCCCCAGCTCCCCAGCCGCCATCTCTGTCTTGGCTGCACGGAGCCAGGGCCGTTTCCATAGCAACGCGGGGGCCGTTTCCATGGCAACGCGGGGCCGTTTCCATAGCAACGCGGCGCCCGTTGGGTGGGCCAGACGCTGCGGGGGCGGGGCCAGAGTGGGGCGGGGCCACGGGTCTACCTAGGCCGAGGAGATCCGCCTCCCGGCCCGGCGGCAGCTGGCCGAGGAAAAATACCCCTTGGGGTTTCGGGGCGCAGCTACCGCAGCTCCTCCCGAGAGCGTATCGTCAGTCTCGCTCCTTCACGCCGTCTTAGCAGTGCTGGAAGCTAGGGGTCGGGGGCGGAGAAAAATTGCCAGTACATACTTGTTGAAATTAACTCGATAATAATTACGCCGCGTGGGTTAATTTCTTAGTCTCAAACGCTGTAATCTTAGATTTATAGCTATCTAAGTTTAGTGACTCAAACATTTCTGAATAAAAAGTTATTCTGAATTAATTAGGTTAATTAATTAGGTTTATCTATTATGACTACTGGGAAAACTATTCTTTTACTatccggctttttttttttcttcaaaagttaCATCTGAAggctaaaaaaaattttccatataCAGTACAGTACAACGTGCTGTTTAATAGAAACACGTATTTCTTATTTCCTATTGAAAATTACCTTTCGTATCtatagttttgttgttttgttttgtctaatAGCTGTGTATCTGAGCTtcagaagggggagagagggatgtCGTTCTTTTCCACCTCCTTGCtaactcccttttcttttccccaatcCTCCAAAAACTGATCTTGATTATTCCATATTCAGCCAACAGCagtaggagaaagagggagggaaacgcacacacacagaatattcgttttagttattgattttattttttcatcaagcCTTTGTCTTCTAAGTAGGATTAGTCCCTTTATGTTATGGACATGGTTGGGTTTAAGCTTACcatcttgtttgttgttttctaattctgttcttttttcctttaatccaAAAGTAggcaagaaagaaggaataatagaatatttttattattccatttttctcctttttagctttttagttatacattttagtataatttttaatgattactCAAGATAAAATATGACTCCTTGATTTATTACATAGCACCTTAACCCATCACTTACACTATATTTCAAACAAGAACCTTACAACAGGTAAAATCTATTTATTCACTTTTcaccttttgggtttttttggtcaatattttacttctacataggtccaaaatacattattttgttatactgttattttaaacagccagtaatatttcatatttactAGTATATTTAccctttacatttttcttattccttccaGCAGTTCTGAATTTATAATCTGGGATTATTTTCATTGAGTTTGAACATCTTCTGTTGGTATTTCCTGTAATTCAGGTCTTCTGATGAGTAAGTTTCTCAGAGTTTGTTGTCTGAAAATGTCCTTATcgtcatttttaaatgatgtcttACAACACACTGTACAGAATTGTAAGTTGACAACTTTTttccagcactttaaaaatgtattctcttgTCTACTGGATTCcaaatttttgttgaaaggtCAAACATTAATTTCAGTGTTGCTCTGTTCAAAgtcatatgtcttttttttctcttcctgcttaaaattttttctttgcctttggttTCAGTAGTTTGGCTATCCTCTTCTatctctcgtgtgtgtgtgtgtattcttgtgtatgtgtgcttttgtgtgtgtcttctattttcattctgtttgggatttgctgagcttcttgaatTCTTTCACTGATGCcttttaatcagtttttaaaaactcagctattatctcttcaaatatttcttccactttgttctcactcttctctttttcttcgactccaattacatgtatattagaaCTTTTAACGATTTCCCATATTTCTCtgttatatctttttcaattctttgtttcttcttgtgcttcatcttttccattctttattgACCTGACTTTgaattcactaatcttttctgCTTAACtcttaatttcagatattttattttttagttcttgAATGTCCATCTTaatcttgtttaatatattctgtttaaatctccattttttcattcatttagtatacatttttctttatttaacaggttaaagttatttttaaatctttgagtGCTTCAATAGGAGAATTATTTTTGGATCTGCTTCTTCTccctgttttatttcttgattataaatcatgtttctctgccttctcacaCATTTAACAACTTTTTGTTTTAGGTACAACATTGCGTGTTTGAAAAGTGTAAGAGATTCAGAAGACATTATCTTCCACTGGAAAGTATTCACTATTTGAAGGTGAATAGCCGATAACTTTAATATAATCAGGGATTCAATGGGTCAAGGCTGAGTTTTAGTTTTAGTAGGACTGAACCACAGTCCATCTCTTTTCTCCTATACCTTGAGCAGGCCTGACTGAAAATCTAACAGATCTCTATCTTTTGGCCCccaaagatgagaaaattcagGTTTTCCTTTCAGAGGTGTTGAACTTGCTCTTTAGCTTCCCACATCGTACAGCATTGAAATTTAGCAAATATCTTAATGGGGAGACTGAATGTGTGTTTGAGGCAGGCCCCATCCTTCCAGTAGGACTTTGTTTTCTAAGCACCATGACATTATGGAAGATCTCACTCTGTGCTTTAGAAGTCTTTGCAGAGCAGCTCAGCATCCTACACATAGTACCCAAACTCAGCAAATTTTCTTTGGAAGTGTAGCCATGTTTGACCCTTCAGATTTCCTTGCATGACCACCAAAAGTCATTCAATCTTTACTTTGCATATCAGCCGGTAAATGAGACTATTGAAAGAAAGGTCTTGTAAACATCAACTCATCTTGGAAGGATTTTCTGAGGGAAGTATTAGAATGTAGATTCCTTGATTTCAGAGATTGAGATTGAGAGATTTCAGAGACAAGAGATTGAGATTCCACAGGTCTTGGATGGTGCCTAGGAACTTGTATTTTTAATACGCTCTTTGGATGAATTCGATGCAGGTTTTCTACACTATTCATTGAGAAAAACTTTCCCACACTTTCTTTACAATTTATCTTAAATCCCATCTCATGAAGAAATTTATTCCAATACTTCTGTCTGACTTCGTTTACATTTAGTTTTTGCTAGACAATCAAATATTTGGTCATATAGTatactgtacttttatttttctgattttttgtgaACATCTTTCCAAATAGATTGCATACTGTTCAACATGAGGGAATttgcttgacatttttttttttttttttttgtggtacacgggcctctcactgttgtggcctttcccgttgcggagcacaggctctggacgcgcaggctcagcagccatggttcacgggcccagcccctccacggcatgtgggatcttcccggattggggcacgaacccatgtcccctgcatcagcaagtggattctcaaccaccccgccaccagggaagccctgcttgacattttataaaaacattttccacATGACCTAAGTACATAGTATTTGTTCAGTtaattttttctaggtttttctggttttattgtggtataaccaacatacaataaactgcacatatttaaagtgtacaatgtcaTGAGATTTGCTATATGTgatctttgtgggtttttttgtttgtttttttgttttttttcttattagtcataaattttatacacagcagtgtatacatgtcaatcccaattgcccaattcatcacacacccccaccccccgctgctttccccgcttggtgtccatatgtttgttctctacatctgtgtctcaatttctgccttgcaaaccggttcacctgtaccatttttttaggttccacatatatgcgttaatatacgatatttgtttttctctttctgacttacttcactctgtatgacagtctctaggtccatccacatctctacaaatgacccaatttcgttcctttttatggctgagtaatattccattgtatatatgtaccacatcttctttatccattcatctgtcgatgggcatttaggttgcttccaNNNNNNNNNNNNNNNNNNNNNNNNNNNNNNNNNNNNNNNNNNNNNNNNNNNNNNNNNNNNNNNNNNNNNNNNNNNNNNNNNNNNNNNNNNNNNNNNNNNNNNNNNNNNNNtgtatatatgtacaacatcttctttatccattcatctgtcaatgggcatttaggttgcttccatgacctggctattgtaaatagtgctgcaatgaacattggggtgcatgtgtcgttttgaattatggttttctctgggtatatgcccagtagtgggattgctgggtcatatggtaattctatttttagttttttaaggaacctccataatgttccttaaattaaaaaaaaatcccccattaaaaataaagatataattatacttattttgGACTTAGGATGCTAATTTAAATTAGGAATTTTTTGCTTATGTTTTGCATTACTCGaaagtaatcatttttattgtgttgttgatGAAACACATCCTCTTTTTTTTCAACCCTATAATCAGTGATTATACTTTGACTATATAGTCTTAAGTTCAGTATTTACTTGGAAATTGATAGTTTTCTAGTTGTTGTTTGTCACTTAAATATGCATGATTGTTATATGTTCTATAcaacatttattaatttggtCCTGacaatagttttttatttttatctcccaattatttttaaatttttctttttttaaaaaaattgcataagTAACACATGTTTAACACAGGAAAGAAACAAgtaagcaaaaagaataaaaatacccaTAATCCCAGAACTATGATTTTTCAACTTCTTGGAGCAATGAAGAACATTTTTCCATAGGGAGATTTTCCAGAAAAAAGATGTTTTCAGTCTAAATTTCATTGACTCACACTTTGAGGAGTCTTGGCCGGACAAGTATAGGTGGAAATAAACCCTCCCACATTTCCAAAACAGTTCTCatattgtgtttaattttatgtatgtttatggtttgttttatctttatttttatggtCAGTTTCAGTATTTtcacagtacagtattgttattGATCAGGGTCCttggactctttttttaaaaaaataattaagtaatttatttatttttggctgtgttgggtctttgttgctgcgcacggacgtctagttgcggcgagcaggagctacccttcgttgcggtgcatgggctcctcattgcggtggcttttcttgttgcggagcacgggctctagggcacgtgtgggcttcagtagttgtggtgcgtgggctctagagcgcaggctcagtagttgtggtgcacgggcttagttgctccgtggcatgtgggatcttcccggactagggcttgaacccgtgccctctgcattggcaggcagattcttaaacactgcgccaccagggaagcccccttggactctttaatcaaaagaaattggtaagaggccagatgagaaattcagaCAAGGCTTTACTGGGATTCGTGCTGCAGCAAcgagggagcaaaaacaagtaacaggttcccttgcttacTCCCTGAGGGGCTGCTAGCTGGTCCCTTaaaaggggtgagggtgggggtggattGGTGGATTGGGCTGGAAgagtggcttaggtggtctgcacacccccttggtggtgctgtgtgcagggatcacgTGCACTACCCTGCTGTTGCTCCCTACACCTCAGAAGTGGCATGTGGTTTTTGGCctctttgtatcttgttgttcataatttgTCACAACAGGGAATGGGTGCagttacagtttctttgtattctattgctctAGGAGATGCATGTCCAcatgcaagcactgcagcaaagggtcccaggccccaggtcccagcctgtctcagtacAGCTATGTTTAACAGCATGGACAGTGAAGTCAGATCAGAAATCCAACTCTAGCTCTAGTGTCtaggtttcctcacctgtaaatagaacataattttttttttttttactttataggGTTATCataaagattaaattagttaagTTGTGTGAAGTGCTTATCACAATGATTGACACTTAAAATTCTAATGTATGGTAGTTCTTAATATTAATGGCTATTTTCATGTGGGCTTCTAGGAACAGAATCTCAATATATAGTTTGTGTATACAGGAAATAAGGTTTGACttgacatattttaatttatggcTCTCTCCTACAGACTTGCTTGGTTagaaattattgttttctctcctttagcGTCTTCTAGTTTTTCATCACCTAATTGCTATGAATCTCAATTTTACATCCTTAAAATATGGACTTTGCCTCATTGGATTGTAAGTTGTTGCTACAAGATGAAGGTGTTAATTATTACTACTGGCTCCCATTCGCTTCATTTAACTGTAAAAGTTTACCAGGTGAAACATTACcgttgttctaatatttggtcatTAACTGTTATTATtctttcaggttttacattcCTTTCATTTGGCTAGTTAGCACATATCCTGCATGTCGCTCGGCACTATGGGaattccaaaatgtataaaatatcgATCCTGCCTTCAAAGCCCTtacaaattatttggaaattattgAACAATACTTGTCATCTTgctatttcatgtatttaaacTCTACTTGCTTCCTCTCATCCTTCTAAAATTCAGTCTAATCTTACTGACCATTTCCTTGCCCTCTAGTCACTGTTTAAAGTTTCCAAACTACCAGCTTTTATCTGATAATTtacaatacacatatattttaccTAAAGTAAGTCTGACTAAAAACATTCAATAAAGTGAGGAGGGAGCTAATTCTAATATTGACTTATATCAATGTGTCAAAATagcacttattttctttctgtgcttcTACTTGGTGTGAATTTTCTATGATTCTAATGATTTGAAAAAGATTTACTGAACACAGTTAGAAGCCAAGAACAATATTAAGCTGATTCTAGTGGTTGTGTGTTCCTGATAGATAAGGATAGAATTTTTACTTTATGGAGGAATGAAACAGTAGCTGTGATCACAAGTagttgaaatttgaaaaatgttgttCAGCAATAAGTTATTTTGTTTAGATCAGTGGCTATTCAAAGTcagttcataataaaaatttcatttcatctgtGGCCAAATGGACAAACTAAGGGTGGTGtactttttcataaaattaaatcaCTTCATattaaagaactttatttttaaattatgctctCTTTTTTGTAGTTAAAATCTCCTTTCCTTAGGAAATcatcataattaaataaaaattttataacccTATGTTGGGTTGGTAGAGTagagccttgctactcaaagtgtggtcgaTGGACAAACAGCATTGACATCATTTGAGAGCTTGTAGAAATGCAGTATCtctgaccccaccccagacctactgaatcagattcTGCAGGTGATTCATATACACATTAAATTAGAGACGCTGGTCTAGATGATACCCGTCTACCAGCCCTACCCCCTTTTACTCTTATTTTCAAGTTATTCTATACCTCCATCTACACAATTGCTCAATTCAGAAACCTGGGACTTATCTTTGACCCCACCTTATCTCACCCCTCCCTTATCCTCTCCCATATAAAACTCATCATTAAATCTTATAATCTTCTAAATGTATGTACTACAATCTGTTTACATCTCTTCAGGTTCCAGTGTTGACACTTTAGTCCAAGGCACCACCAATCTTTTTGCTTGGATGACTGTAAGCAAGACTTCCTACCTCATTTCCCTCTTTCACTTTTGCCCTCCTGACATCCATTATGTACACAGCAGCCAGatttgagcttttaaaaataataaatcagattCTAAAACTATCCTGTTGAGAATCCTTTAATGGGTTTCTGTTGCACTTAGGGTAAAATCTAACTCCTGATGGTCTATATTCTTCATTTTCAGCCTCATTTCCTACCTCCTTCCTGGGATCCCTACTCAGGGAGCACTAGTCTGGAAAGAGCCAAGCTCTTTTCTTCCTCAGGGCCTTGGTAAAAGTATATCCTTTGCCTGGAACACCTTCCTGCCGTTTACTTTCAGCCTAACTACTTCCTATGCATCCTTCACATTTCAAATTATTAATTGCTTCCCCAGAGGGACCTTTCTGACAGCCCAGTTAATACTGGTTTTCCTGGTTATTCTCTCATAACACATACTTGTCCCTCACAACGCTTATAACAATGtacagttatttaaatatttgtgtgcTTCCTTAGTTAATGTTTGTCTCCCTCACTAGCCAGTAAAATTCAAGAGGTCAGAGACTGTTCAACACGTGTTCTAGGTCACTGGCACACAGAAGGAAATACCAAAAAATctgttgagtaaatgaatcaatgattctgatttttctgagctatatcatattatatatgaaaaaggcaaataatttgaCTACGTTGTATTTTTGTCCTAAGCATTAAATTTAGCCACAGGCAGACTTGCTGCCCggctatatttatttaatttaaaacaattttgagtACTTAAGGATTAGGAAGTCTATTTAaagataacattttataaatttaatttatacgTAGTGTAGTACTGTGGGTAAAGCATAGATTTTTTTAGATCAAGCGATCTGCTCTTTATTCTGCCAGGTACtaatctctaagcctcagtttcctggtctggATTGCTGCAATAATATACACGCTTAACACTGTGCCTGTATGTGCTAACAGAACGTTATCATTATTTGCTTACGTATTGATTTTGACTACGTTTAGCACAGCTGCAGCCTGTAGTTCATCAAGTCATAAGTCTCCGGGCAGTTAAAAGGCCCTGTGGTAAAGGAAAGGGTTAAACCTGGTGCCTTCTGTTTCTGGAGGACCTCTGCCTTGAGAATGGTGCGgagtggggtgggctggggtggagTTAGGGCCTCAGGAAGATATAAACAAGTAGGGGGTAGAACTTGTCTCTGTTCTGTGACAGGGCTCCTGTCTTTGACATTAAAGCTTTTCAGGGCTGTCAAAAAAAgcagttcctctgcctttctaATGGCTGTTAGTCTTGTTTGGTttctataaaaatactttttattgcaAAATCCTGGTTTTGGTTTGTACttgtttaaacaaaatttatgaaatgttaTAAAGTTAAGGTGTCTTGATTTCCTACTCAAATCAGTCCGCCACGCCTACAGCACTGCGAGAGGGACAAGGGCCAGCGAAGGGCTGAAACTCTTGCCTGCAATGGATGAAAACGCTAAAAAAATCAAGCAGGAGATCGAATCTTCGGGAAATTGGCACACAGAAATAAAGCTCCAATCGGGGAGGGTGTGGctctttattatttatatgttcttCTTTATGGGTAAATCTACAGATAAACCTACACAGATAAACCTACACTTAATCCAAGAACTCGGGATTGCTTGAAGGAAAGGACCGCTGAGCTGTTTcacatttgttttgtgtgtgaatGGAATTCTGGTCAAAGATCCTCCTGTAAACCTATTAAACGGGACCACCCTTCACCACACAACTGTATCCTTGCACCTGAATTGCCTTTCCTCATCTTCTGAGATATCCTGGCTCGTTTCCTAtttggaaataggaacatacttgTGAGGCTCTGTTCCTGGGTGTCTTTTCGTAAGGGTAATATTTATCTAGCTTTTCAGGCAGGCAGGTGAGGCCCCTTTTCCAAGGCTACAGGAGACGCTTTCACTTTGTGTGTTGCAATGTCAGGGAACTCCAGGGATGGGGGTGTGTGGGTAGGGGTCTCCCAATCAGGGCGGGTCTCCCAGTCAGGGCAGGTCTCTTTGCAGATCCCAGGAGACAATTTCtcgagat is a genomic window of Physeter macrocephalus isolate SW-GA chromosome 16, ASM283717v5, whole genome shotgun sequence containing:
- the CFAP300 gene encoding cilia- and flagella-associated protein 300 isoform X2 — encoded protein: MAAGELGPLGGYYFRFLPQKTFQSLSTPETTSRLRQWSMLGRIKAQAFGFDQTFQVYRKDDFVMAFFRDPNVIPNLKLLSDSSGQWITLGFASGRLRKI